From Herbiconiux flava, one genomic window encodes:
- a CDS encoding CPBP family intramembrane glutamic endopeptidase, with amino-acid sequence MTPNDGARPREVRWGLVDVVAGIAAFAVLSAVARVLVRLPGVGGEPALVLGIEQVIGGWLPLVAVVLVATHRRGRRSLRLDFGLRLRPVDLVVGLGVGVGLRLAALGLAELVRQATGTRATAFSGGVGDPVLFVLFAVLAASVVSPVVEELYFRGLVLRSIERAVAPAGSTDARRRRAATIAVLGSALLFTAFHLDGVPETAAAASRLLTLFVVGIVLGLMAVATKRLGPSIVAHGAFNLTVAVLEIVTPPAVTG; translated from the coding sequence GTGACGCCGAACGACGGCGCCCGGCCCCGCGAGGTGCGCTGGGGCCTCGTCGACGTGGTCGCGGGCATCGCCGCCTTCGCCGTGCTGTCAGCCGTGGCACGGGTGCTCGTGCGGCTCCCCGGGGTGGGCGGCGAACCGGCGCTGGTGCTCGGCATCGAGCAGGTGATCGGCGGCTGGCTGCCGCTCGTCGCGGTGGTGCTCGTCGCCACCCACCGGCGGGGAAGGCGCAGCCTGCGCCTCGACTTCGGACTGCGCCTCCGCCCGGTCGACCTCGTGGTGGGGCTCGGCGTCGGGGTGGGGCTGCGGCTCGCGGCGCTCGGGCTGGCCGAGCTCGTGCGGCAGGCGACGGGAACCCGGGCCACGGCGTTCTCCGGGGGCGTGGGCGACCCGGTGCTGTTCGTGCTGTTCGCGGTGCTGGCCGCATCCGTCGTGTCTCCCGTGGTCGAGGAGCTCTACTTCCGCGGTCTGGTGCTGCGCTCGATCGAGCGTGCGGTCGCGCCGGCCGGCTCGACGGATGCGCGGCGGCGCCGGGCCGCGACGATCGCGGTGCTCGGCTCGGCGCTGCTGTTCACGGCCTTCCACCTCGATGGCGTGCCCGAGACGGCCGCCGCCGCGTCGCGCCTGCTCACCCTGTTCGTGGTGGGGATCGTGCTGGGGCTGATGGCGGTCGCGACGAAGCGGCTCGGGCCGTCGATCGTGGCGCACGGCGCCTTCAACCTCACGGTCGCCGTGCTCGAGATCGTGACCCCGCCGGCCGTGACGGGCTGA
- a CDS encoding sugar ABC transporter ATP-binding protein: protein MTPAEFRFTLPGGDELVARAGAVVAVCAGDESGADALARQVAERITSGVSPVYAWIDRRRGLVPALDVAENIFMGHERRRARGLFRGGIDWKRTRDDAASLLAGLGSTLRPVDRAGDAGEFDRLVIEIARAEARGASVVALDEPSARLSPAETIRLLEVLSGLALRGAAVLVVTQRPAEALGYADELVVLRGGAIVGAHPRSSWSGAAEGGAAGAEARDAVRDRVLAELVGPTDARPAAPATPPSPGSPLLRVTGWSTFDPVEPERALVSDAALEVRAGEIVGIAGLRDSGAESLLLSVYGRSEGTGTTGAVELDGRPVDTSTVEKAIAAGLFLATTSAPRYRVRFVGGIAMPVSASKLPALVSLGLVDRDSDTAPREGLGATMLGAARALGKGGDEAGHIRGLVAAFPASDRRVLLLGEPFRGSTEAQRAEILSHLEAARAAGKAVAIASADLPALLALCDRVVTMAAGRVTGEVRAGADPAALGALLAPG, encoded by the coding sequence GTGACACCCGCCGAATTCCGTTTCACCCTCCCCGGCGGCGACGAGCTCGTCGCGCGGGCCGGGGCGGTGGTCGCGGTCTGCGCCGGCGACGAGTCGGGCGCCGATGCGCTCGCACGTCAGGTCGCCGAGCGAATCACCTCCGGCGTCTCCCCGGTCTACGCCTGGATCGACCGCCGCCGCGGCCTCGTGCCGGCGCTCGACGTCGCCGAGAACATCTTCATGGGGCACGAGCGCCGACGAGCGCGGGGCCTCTTCCGCGGCGGCATCGACTGGAAGCGCACCCGCGACGACGCCGCATCCCTGCTCGCCGGCCTGGGCTCGACGCTGCGGCCGGTCGACCGCGCGGGCGACGCCGGCGAGTTCGACCGGCTCGTGATCGAGATCGCCCGCGCCGAGGCCCGCGGAGCGTCGGTCGTCGCGCTCGACGAGCCGTCCGCGCGGCTCTCGCCGGCCGAGACCATCCGGCTGCTCGAGGTGCTCTCGGGTCTCGCCCTCCGGGGCGCCGCCGTGCTGGTCGTGACGCAGCGCCCGGCCGAGGCGCTCGGCTACGCCGACGAGCTCGTGGTGCTGCGCGGCGGGGCGATCGTCGGCGCGCACCCGCGGTCGTCGTGGTCGGGCGCAGCCGAGGGCGGCGCGGCGGGTGCCGAGGCGCGCGATGCGGTGCGCGACCGGGTGCTCGCCGAGCTGGTGGGGCCGACGGATGCGCGTCCCGCCGCCCCGGCGACGCCGCCGTCCCCCGGCAGCCCGCTCCTCCGCGTCACCGGCTGGAGCACCTTCGACCCGGTCGAACCCGAGCGCGCCCTCGTCTCCGACGCCGCGCTGGAGGTGCGCGCCGGCGAGATCGTCGGCATCGCGGGCCTCCGCGACTCGGGCGCCGAGTCGCTGCTGCTCAGCGTCTACGGCCGCTCCGAGGGCACCGGCACCACCGGCGCCGTCGAGCTCGACGGCCGCCCCGTCGACACGTCGACCGTCGAGAAGGCCATCGCGGCGGGTCTCTTCCTCGCCACCACCTCCGCCCCGCGCTACCGGGTGCGGTTCGTCGGCGGAATCGCGATGCCCGTCTCGGCCTCGAAGCTGCCCGCCCTTGTCTCGCTCGGCCTGGTCGATCGCGACAGTGACACGGCACCGCGCGAAGGCCTCGGCGCCACGATGCTCGGGGCCGCGCGCGCCCTCGGCAAGGGCGGCGACGAGGCGGGCCACATCCGCGGCCTGGTCGCGGCCTTCCCCGCCTCCGACCGCCGGGTGCTCCTGCTCGGCGAGCCCTTCCGCGGCTCGACGGAGGCGCAGCGTGCCGAGATCCTCAGCCACCTCGAGGCGGCCCGCGCCGCCGGCAAGGCCGTCGCGATCGCCTCGGCCGACCTCCCGGCCCTGCTCGCGCTCTGCGACCGCGTCGTCACCATGGCCGCCGGCCGCGTGACCGGCGAGGTGCGCGCGGGCGCCGATCCCGCCGCCCTCGGCGCCCTCCTCGCTCCCGGGTGA
- the mmsB gene encoding multiple monosaccharide ABC transporter permease → MSDLETKPSDATAAGAQVNPVENKFTERLSHILGDLGKNGIFIALVLVVVLFSILTNGILLRPQNISNLIVQNGYILVLAIGMVMVIIAGHIDLSVGSVAAFVGAVSGVFAVQWGLPWWLSIILSLAVGALVGVWQGFWIAFVGIPAFIVTLAGMLIFRGLALVVLGNANIGSFPTEYRALGNGFLTDLFGEFELDPLTLGIAAIAIIALFVSQFRTRRARQSYGQEVEPFAWFVAKLVLVAVAVGLFAYALATYKGIPVTLIVLAVLVLIYGTVMNRSTFGRHVYAIGGNLHAAELSGIKTRNVTFWLFVNMGVLAALAGLIFTARLNLAGPKAGDGFELEAISAAFIGGAAVQGGVGTIGGAIIGGLIIGVLNNGMSIMGIGIEWQQAVKGLVLLLAVAFDVYNKRRSGGR, encoded by the coding sequence ATGTCCGACCTGGAAACCAAGCCGTCCGACGCGACGGCCGCGGGCGCGCAAGTCAACCCCGTCGAGAACAAGTTCACCGAGCGCCTCAGCCACATCCTGGGCGACCTCGGCAAGAACGGCATCTTCATCGCCCTGGTGCTGGTGGTGGTGCTGTTCAGCATCCTGACCAACGGCATCCTGCTGCGCCCCCAGAACATCTCCAACCTGATCGTGCAGAACGGCTACATCCTCGTTCTCGCGATCGGCATGGTCATGGTCATCATCGCCGGCCACATCGACCTGTCGGTCGGTTCGGTGGCCGCGTTCGTCGGTGCCGTCTCCGGTGTGTTCGCGGTGCAGTGGGGTCTGCCCTGGTGGCTGTCGATCATCCTGTCGCTCGCCGTCGGTGCCCTCGTGGGCGTCTGGCAGGGCTTCTGGATCGCCTTCGTGGGCATACCCGCGTTCATCGTGACCTTGGCGGGCATGCTGATCTTCCGCGGACTCGCCCTCGTCGTGCTGGGCAACGCCAACATCGGCTCGTTTCCGACCGAGTACCGTGCCCTCGGCAACGGCTTCCTCACCGACCTGTTCGGTGAGTTCGAGCTCGACCCGCTGACCCTCGGCATCGCGGCGATCGCGATCATCGCGCTGTTCGTGTCGCAGTTCCGCACCCGCCGTGCCCGCCAGAGCTACGGCCAGGAGGTCGAGCCCTTCGCCTGGTTCGTCGCCAAGCTGGTGCTCGTCGCCGTGGCCGTCGGCCTGTTCGCCTACGCCCTCGCCACCTACAAGGGCATCCCGGTCACGCTGATCGTGCTCGCCGTGCTCGTGCTGATCTACGGCACGGTCATGAACCGCTCGACCTTCGGCCGTCACGTCTACGCCATCGGCGGCAACCTGCACGCCGCGGAGCTGTCGGGCATCAAGACCCGCAACGTCACCTTCTGGCTGTTCGTGAACATGGGCGTGCTGGCCGCGCTCGCCGGCCTGATCTTCACCGCGCGCCTCAACCTCGCCGGCCCGAAGGCCGGTGACGGCTTCGAGCTCGAGGCCATCTCCGCCGCCTTCATCGGCGGTGCGGCGGTGCAGGGTGGTGTCGGCACCATCGGTGGCGCCATCATCGGTGGTCTGATCATCGGTGTGCTGAACAACGGCATGTCGATCATGGGCATCGGCATCGAGTGGCAGCAGGCCGTCAAGGGCCTCGTGCTGCTGCTGGCGGTCGCGTTCGACGTCTACAACAAGCGCCGCTCCGGCGGTCGCTGA
- the mmsA gene encoding multiple monosaccharide ABC transporter ATP-binding protein yields MSDDRTNILEMRSITKTFPGVKALQNVTVDVRRGEVHAICGENGAGKSTLMKVLSGVYPHGTYEGDIVFEDEVVQFRDIRDSEAKGIVIIHQELALSPYLSIAENIFLNNELKGPFGLIDWNKTNHEAAALLARVGLKENPTTKVRDIGVGKQQLVEIAKALSKRVKLLILDEPTAALNDEDSDHLLNLILHLKEQGITSIIISHKLNEIKKVADSVTVIRDGKTIETISKNDVTEERIIKDMVGRDLEHRYPDHTPHIGEEILRVEEWTAHHPQDPTRVMVDDVNITVRAGEIVGIAGLMGAGRTEFAMSLFGRSYGSKISGRVFVKGKEVKTRTVAEAIENGLAYATEDRKTYGLNLIDDIKRNISMASLEKLERFGLVDDGKEFQVANSYRTSMNIKAPSVLAKTGKLSGGNQQKVVLSKWIYSDPDVLILDEPTRGIDVGAKYEIYSIINKLAAEGKGIIVISSELPELLGICDRVYALSEGRITGELPIAEATPEALLKLMTMEKPR; encoded by the coding sequence ATGTCCGATGACAGGACGAACATCCTCGAGATGCGGAGCATCACCAAGACGTTCCCCGGCGTGAAGGCGCTGCAGAACGTGACGGTCGACGTCCGCCGCGGCGAGGTCCACGCGATCTGCGGGGAGAACGGCGCCGGCAAGTCGACGCTGATGAAGGTGCTCTCGGGTGTGTACCCGCACGGCACCTACGAGGGTGACATCGTGTTCGAGGACGAGGTCGTGCAGTTCCGCGACATCCGTGACTCGGAGGCGAAGGGCATCGTGATCATCCACCAGGAGCTCGCCCTCAGCCCCTACCTCTCGATCGCCGAGAACATCTTCTTGAACAACGAGTTGAAGGGCCCCTTCGGCCTGATCGACTGGAACAAGACCAACCACGAGGCCGCCGCGCTGCTCGCGCGGGTGGGCCTGAAGGAGAACCCCACCACCAAGGTGCGGGACATCGGCGTGGGCAAGCAGCAGCTCGTCGAGATCGCGAAGGCGCTGTCCAAGCGCGTGAAGCTGCTCATCCTCGACGAGCCGACCGCGGCCCTGAACGACGAGGACTCCGACCACCTGCTGAACCTCATCCTGCACCTCAAGGAGCAGGGCATCACGTCGATCATCATCAGCCACAAGCTGAACGAGATCAAGAAGGTCGCCGACTCGGTCACCGTCATCCGCGACGGCAAGACCATCGAGACGATCTCGAAGAACGACGTCACCGAGGAACGCATCATCAAGGACATGGTGGGGCGCGACCTCGAGCACCGCTACCCCGACCACACCCCGCACATCGGCGAGGAGATCCTCCGCGTCGAGGAGTGGACCGCGCACCACCCCCAGGACCCGACCCGCGTCATGGTCGACGACGTCAACATCACCGTCCGCGCCGGCGAGATCGTCGGCATCGCGGGCCTGATGGGCGCCGGCCGCACCGAGTTCGCGATGAGCCTGTTCGGCCGCAGCTACGGGTCGAAGATCTCGGGCCGCGTCTTCGTCAAGGGCAAGGAGGTGAAGACCCGCACGGTCGCCGAGGCGATCGAGAACGGTCTCGCCTACGCCACCGAGGACCGCAAGACCTACGGGCTCAACCTGATCGACGACATCAAGCGCAACATCTCGATGGCGTCGCTGGAGAAGCTGGAGCGCTTCGGCCTGGTCGACGACGGCAAGGAGTTCCAGGTCGCGAACTCCTACCGCACGAGCATGAACATCAAGGCGCCGAGCGTGCTGGCCAAGACCGGGAAGCTCTCGGGCGGAAACCAGCAGAAGGTCGTGCTGTCGAAGTGGATCTACTCCGACCCCGACGTGCTGATCCTCGACGAGCCCACCCGCGGCATCGACGTGGGTGCGAAGTACGAGATCTACAGCATCATCAACAAGCTCGCGGCCGAGGGGAAGGGCATCATCGTCATCTCCTCCGAGCTGCCGGAGCTGCTCGGCATCTGCGACCGCGTCTACGCCCTCTCCGAGGGCCGGATCACCGGCGAGCTGCCCATCGCGGAGGCCACCCCCGAGGCCCTGCTCAAACTCATGACCATGGAAAAGCCCCGCTAG